The Nitrospira tepida genome includes a window with the following:
- a CDS encoding efflux RND transporter permease subunit, with translation MARFFINRPIVAMVISIIMTILGIVAMVQLPVALFPNIAPPEINLSATYVGADSVTLEQSVATPIEQKMSGVDNMIYMYSVNAGNGQMNLRVDFDINTKPNDDQILTQMRYTQAESQLPTEVRNYGVTINKSTTSPLALFSLYSPNGAYDDIWLANYAYVNINDPMARVPGVGQVQIFGAGQYAMRFWVHPDVLAKLGMTVTEILDAIKKQNTVNPAGQVGAEPVPPGQEFTYSVRAQGRLASPEEFGNIVVRAAPDGSIVRLKDVARVELGAQSYNIINRLNGKPAALVAIYQLPGSNAIDTVDRAKRLMEEIKSRFPADLDYVVSLDTTLAVREGIKEIVHTLWEALILVLIVVFVFLQGWRATLIPMLAVPVSLVGTFMMFPLLGFSVNTLSLLGLVLAIGLVVDDAIVVVEAVEHHIEHGLSPKEATLKAMEEVSGPVIAIALILAAVFVPTAFIPGITGRLYQQFAVTIAISVVISAFNALTLSPALSALLLRPKQPARGPLGMFFGWFNRWFGLATDRYVGLCGHLIRKAGRSMLFLAVVAAAAGLLGWRLPAGFLPTEDQGYLYLNVQLPFASSLQRTNDVAKTVEGILKETPGVQYATVIVGYSLLSTVATTYNAFFFVTLDPWDERTKPEEGLRGIFQHLNRELGRLPEAQALAFPPPAIPGVGTSGGVTFVLEDRSGQDIAFLAEQTKIFMEAARQRPEIASVNTTLIPSVPQIMARVDREKVLKQGVNLGDVYQTLQAFMGGVMVNYFNRFGRVWQVYVQAEGEFRTRAENVGQFFVRNGDGDMVPLSTLVTTERTQGPEFTMRYNGYRSAQMFVSAARGYSSGQAMKALEEVFRETMPREMGYDYMGMSFQEKLAAEGVPASVIFGFSLLFVFLILAAQYESWTLPFSVLLGTPVAVFGAFFALWAVGLENNVFAQIGLVMLIGLAAKNAILIVEFAKIEYEKGQPLAEAALTGARLRLRPILMTAFAFIFGILPLVLSSGAGAVARIIIGITVLGGMLAASLIAIFLIPVTFYVVERLSHRADRTTPDPTPPESPRSIDGTYLPASVTQSEPLSSHVRSEGGALT, from the coding sequence ATGGCCAGATTTTTCATCAATCGTCCAATCGTCGCGATGGTCATCTCGATCATCATGACGATCCTGGGCATCGTCGCCATGGTCCAGCTCCCCGTGGCGCTGTTTCCCAACATTGCTCCGCCTGAAATCAACTTGAGCGCGACGTACGTGGGGGCGGACTCCGTCACGCTCGAGCAGTCTGTGGCCACCCCGATCGAGCAAAAGATGAGCGGCGTGGACAACATGATCTATATGTATTCGGTCAACGCCGGCAACGGGCAGATGAACCTCCGCGTGGATTTCGACATCAACACGAAGCCGAACGACGATCAGATCCTGACCCAGATGCGCTACACGCAGGCCGAATCCCAGTTGCCGACCGAGGTTCGAAATTACGGCGTGACGATCAACAAATCGACCACGAGTCCCCTGGCGTTGTTCTCGCTCTACTCCCCTAACGGCGCCTACGACGATATTTGGCTGGCAAATTATGCCTATGTGAACATCAACGATCCCATGGCGCGCGTGCCGGGCGTCGGCCAGGTGCAGATCTTCGGCGCCGGCCAGTATGCGATGCGGTTTTGGGTGCACCCCGACGTTCTGGCCAAACTCGGGATGACCGTGACCGAGATCCTGGACGCGATCAAGAAGCAGAACACGGTGAACCCGGCCGGTCAGGTCGGCGCCGAACCGGTCCCCCCAGGTCAGGAATTCACCTATTCAGTCCGGGCGCAGGGCCGTCTCGCGAGCCCGGAGGAATTCGGGAACATTGTCGTCAGAGCCGCTCCGGACGGCTCCATTGTCCGGCTCAAGGATGTGGCCCGGGTGGAGCTCGGCGCGCAATCGTACAACATCATCAATCGGCTGAACGGAAAACCGGCGGCGCTGGTCGCGATCTATCAACTCCCCGGATCGAACGCGATCGACACGGTGGATCGCGCCAAGCGGCTGATGGAGGAAATTAAATCCCGCTTCCCTGCTGACCTTGACTATGTCGTTTCGCTGGACACGACCCTCGCGGTCCGCGAAGGGATCAAGGAGATCGTCCATACCCTTTGGGAAGCCTTGATCCTGGTGTTGATCGTGGTCTTCGTGTTCCTGCAAGGCTGGCGCGCGACCTTGATTCCGATGCTGGCCGTGCCGGTTTCATTGGTCGGCACGTTCATGATGTTTCCCCTGCTCGGGTTCTCGGTCAACACTCTCTCGCTCCTGGGACTAGTGCTGGCGATCGGGCTTGTGGTGGACGACGCGATCGTCGTCGTGGAAGCGGTGGAGCACCACATCGAGCACGGCCTGTCTCCGAAGGAGGCCACGCTCAAGGCCATGGAGGAGGTGTCAGGCCCGGTGATTGCGATTGCACTCATTCTTGCGGCGGTGTTCGTGCCGACAGCCTTCATTCCCGGCATCACCGGCCGCCTCTATCAGCAATTTGCCGTGACGATCGCCATCTCGGTCGTGATTTCCGCCTTCAACGCCCTGACCCTCAGTCCCGCCCTCTCCGCGCTGTTGCTGCGCCCGAAACAGCCGGCTCGCGGACCGTTGGGGATGTTTTTCGGTTGGTTCAACCGTTGGTTTGGCCTGGCCACCGATCGCTATGTGGGGCTCTGTGGGCATCTGATCCGCAAGGCCGGTCGGTCGATGCTGTTCCTGGCCGTGGTTGCGGCCGCCGCCGGTCTCCTCGGATGGCGTTTGCCCGCCGGATTTCTTCCCACGGAAGACCAAGGGTACCTGTACTTGAACGTCCAGCTCCCGTTTGCCTCCTCGCTTCAACGCACCAATGACGTCGCCAAGACAGTCGAGGGTATTCTGAAGGAAACCCCCGGCGTCCAGTACGCGACGGTGATTGTCGGGTACAGTCTCCTCAGCACGGTGGCCACGACATACAATGCTTTCTTCTTCGTGACCCTTGATCCTTGGGATGAACGGACCAAGCCGGAGGAAGGACTCAGGGGCATCTTTCAGCACCTGAACCGCGAATTAGGCCGATTGCCTGAAGCCCAGGCGCTCGCCTTCCCTCCTCCGGCGATTCCGGGCGTCGGAACATCGGGCGGCGTCACGTTCGTGCTGGAAGACCGATCCGGTCAGGACATCGCGTTTCTTGCCGAACAGACCAAGATCTTCATGGAAGCCGCCCGCCAACGGCCTGAGATTGCTTCCGTGAACACGACCCTCATCCCCTCCGTGCCGCAGATCATGGCCCGCGTGGATCGCGAGAAGGTCCTCAAGCAGGGAGTGAACCTGGGCGATGTGTATCAGACCCTCCAGGCCTTCATGGGCGGGGTGATGGTGAACTACTTCAATCGTTTTGGACGGGTCTGGCAGGTGTATGTCCAAGCGGAAGGAGAATTTCGCACGCGCGCCGAGAACGTCGGGCAATTTTTTGTGCGCAACGGGGACGGCGACATGGTCCCGCTCTCCACGCTCGTGACGACGGAGCGGACCCAGGGTCCTGAGTTCACGATGCGGTACAACGGTTATCGCTCTGCGCAGATGTTCGTCTCGGCCGCGCGCGGCTACAGTTCCGGCCAGGCGATGAAGGCCTTGGAGGAGGTGTTCAGAGAGACCATGCCCCGCGAGATGGGTTACGACTATATGGGGATGTCTTTTCAAGAGAAGCTGGCCGCCGAAGGGGTGCCCGCGAGCGTCATTTTCGGCTTCTCCCTGCTGTTCGTGTTTTTGATCCTGGCGGCCCAATACGAAAGCTGGACCCTTCCTTTCAGCGTGTTGCTCGGAACGCCGGTGGCGGTGTTCGGCGCCTTCTTTGCGCTCTGGGCGGTGGGACTTGAGAACAACGTCTTTGCGCAGATCGGGTTGGTGATGCTCATTGGGCTGGCGGCGAAAAATGCCATCCTGATCGTGGAATTTGCCAAGATCGAATATGAGAAAGGCCAGCCATTGGCTGAGGCCGCGTTGACCGGGGCCCGCCTCAGGCTGCGTCCGATCCTCATGACCGCCTTTGCCTTTATCTTCGGCATTCTGCCTTTGGTGTTGTCGTCAGGCGCGGGAGCCGTCGCACGGATAATTATCGGCATCACGGTGCTCGGAGGGATGCTGGCCGCCAGTCTGATTGCGATTTTTCTGATCCCGGTGACGTTCTACGTGGTGGAGCGGCTATCGCACCGTGCTGACAGGACAACGCCGGATCCGACGCCACCGGAATCTCCGCGCTCGATCGATGGAACATATCTGCCGGCGTCGGTTACCCAGTCGGAACCGCTTTCCTCGCACGTGCGCAGCGAGGGAGGGGCCCTGACATGA
- a CDS encoding efflux RND transporter periplasmic adaptor subunit → MPPNLRSELRSWSSLHPSVTIRVIAICGLWLSTLAACKDEATSRPAPTPPEVRVAHVSQEDVPLYGEWVGTTDGLVNATIQARVTGYLVRRTFEEGAFVKKGHLLFEIDSRPFQAALAEAKGQLSRAQAQLVKTELDVKRDRPLAAAKAISQKELDDSIQAYEAAKGSVASAKASVLQAQLNLDFTRIEAPIDGVTGIAKAQVGDLVGPSTGVLTSISTVDPIRVYFPISEQEYLKAASKVQAKYQAQARSQDDGLELILADSAVYPHKGSYLLVDRQVDVKTGTIRVAATFPNPGNLLRPGLFARVRAPIQTKKGALLVPQRAVTELQGDYQVAVVGSNNQVEVRTVKVGERIGSRWIIIEGLKPGEQVIVEGVQKVKAGMTVTPKSAESS, encoded by the coding sequence ATGCCACCGAATCTTCGCTCCGAATTGCGCTCGTGGTCCAGCTTGCATCCCTCCGTCACCATCCGCGTCATCGCAATCTGTGGCCTGTGGCTCAGCACTCTCGCCGCCTGCAAGGACGAGGCGACCTCGCGGCCGGCGCCAACCCCGCCGGAGGTGCGGGTCGCTCACGTCTCCCAAGAGGACGTTCCGCTTTACGGCGAATGGGTGGGCACGACGGACGGGCTGGTCAATGCGACGATCCAGGCACGGGTGACCGGCTACCTCGTCAGGCGCACCTTTGAGGAAGGCGCGTTTGTCAAGAAAGGTCACCTGCTTTTCGAAATTGACTCCCGTCCCTTTCAAGCCGCGCTTGCAGAGGCGAAAGGCCAACTCAGCCGGGCGCAGGCGCAACTCGTCAAAACCGAGTTGGACGTCAAGCGGGACCGGCCGCTCGCCGCGGCCAAGGCCATCAGCCAAAAGGAGTTGGACGATTCGATCCAAGCTTACGAGGCCGCAAAAGGATCGGTGGCTTCGGCCAAGGCCTCCGTCCTGCAGGCCCAACTCAACTTGGACTTTACCAGGATTGAAGCGCCGATCGATGGGGTCACCGGCATTGCCAAGGCGCAGGTCGGCGATCTGGTCGGCCCCAGTACGGGCGTGCTGACCTCGATTTCGACTGTGGATCCGATCCGCGTTTACTTTCCTATCAGCGAACAGGAATATCTCAAGGCCGCCAGCAAGGTTCAGGCTAAGTACCAAGCGCAGGCTCGATCGCAGGACGACGGACTTGAACTGATTCTGGCGGACAGCGCCGTCTACCCGCATAAGGGCAGCTATCTGCTCGTCGATCGTCAAGTCGACGTGAAAACGGGAACGATCCGGGTGGCGGCCACCTTCCCCAATCCGGGCAATCTGCTGCGTCCCGGGCTCTTCGCCCGGGTGCGCGCGCCCATTCAGACGAAAAAGGGCGCGCTCCTGGTCCCGCAGCGGGCCGTGACGGAATTGCAGGGAGACTACCAGGTGGCGGTCGTCGGGTCCAATAACCAAGTGGAAGTCCGAACGGTCAAGGTCGGAGAACGGATCGGCAGCCGCTGGATCATTATTGAAGGGCTCAAGCCCGGCGAGCAGGTCATTGTCGAGGGAGTCCAGAAGGTCAAGGCCGGGATGACTGTGACCCCCAAGTCCGCCGAATCGTCGTAA
- a CDS encoding patatin-like phospholipase family protein — MPSFSSLPKTSWVRITILAVILLFETGCAHYPVNPKLERYEPAHPSISSPNRSDELLLVVSFSGGGTRAAALAYGVLEAMARVEVPAPPRRPALPETRLTHRLFDEIDIVTGVSGGSVTAASLALRGERIFTDFRHQFLSRNVTWGLVGRLLNPINLWRLASVYFSRTDLEAEYFDDLLFHGATYKDLDSQRGPDLFIQATDIVDGHYFSFSRLQFGLICSDLSRFPLARAVAASASLPGPFTAITIRNYAGQCGYQEEPWMTEALGRRDITSRAYRLARQLRSYQDWEGKPYIHLVDGGISDNLGVRGYLDFLIASGDPSRAFKQRGIEHVKRVAFIIVNAETKRSTRYWSLLEETPGLDNISDVSFSAMINSYNFESMELLRRMVKGWSVHRQETAPDQEPIEFYAAEVAFSALSDYKEQETFLNFPTSFDLSEEQIDRLREVAARLLYQSEDFRRLVQDLGGKLPSSLLAPASMSPLPPQKSH, encoded by the coding sequence GTGCCGTCGTTCTCGTCCCTTCCCAAAACGTCATGGGTTCGGATAACCATCCTCGCGGTCATCCTCCTGTTCGAGACCGGCTGCGCCCACTATCCGGTGAACCCGAAGCTTGAGCGCTATGAGCCGGCCCACCCGTCGATCAGCTCTCCCAATCGATCCGATGAACTCCTCTTGGTCGTATCCTTTTCCGGCGGAGGGACCCGTGCCGCCGCGTTGGCCTATGGGGTGCTCGAAGCCATGGCCCGAGTCGAGGTTCCGGCGCCGCCCCGTAGGCCTGCCCTTCCCGAGACGCGACTCACGCATCGCCTCTTCGACGAGATAGACATCGTCACGGGTGTCTCAGGCGGGAGCGTGACGGCCGCCTCTCTAGCCCTTCGCGGCGAACGGATCTTCACGGACTTTCGTCACCAGTTTCTCAGCCGGAATGTCACCTGGGGTCTGGTTGGAAGGCTGCTGAACCCGATCAATCTATGGCGGTTGGCATCCGTGTATTTCAGCCGGACCGATCTCGAGGCGGAATATTTTGATGATCTGCTGTTTCACGGAGCCACCTACAAGGATCTCGATTCCCAAAGAGGACCGGACCTCTTTATCCAAGCCACCGATATCGTGGACGGCCACTATTTTTCGTTTTCGCGGCTTCAATTCGGGTTAATTTGTTCCGACCTCTCGCGGTTTCCTCTGGCCCGAGCGGTGGCGGCTTCGGCTTCCCTTCCCGGTCCGTTCACCGCCATCACCATCCGCAATTATGCGGGTCAATGTGGGTATCAGGAAGAACCCTGGATGACGGAGGCTCTTGGGAGACGGGACATCACGAGTCGTGCCTATCGCTTGGCGAGACAGTTGCGTTCGTACCAAGATTGGGAAGGCAAACCCTACATCCATCTGGTTGACGGCGGCATCAGCGATAACCTCGGGGTGCGAGGATACTTGGACTTCTTGATCGCGAGCGGCGATCCTTCCCGCGCGTTCAAGCAGCGAGGGATTGAACACGTCAAGCGGGTGGCCTTTATCATAGTCAACGCCGAGACGAAACGGTCTACTCGCTATTGGAGTTTGCTGGAAGAAACGCCCGGCCTGGACAATATCAGCGATGTGTCATTCTCGGCCATGATCAACAGCTACAATTTCGAATCGATGGAACTCCTCCGACGGATGGTCAAGGGCTGGTCCGTTCATCGGCAGGAGACTGCGCCGGATCAAGAGCCGATCGAGTTTTATGCCGCGGAAGTCGCCTTCAGCGCGCTCTCGGACTACAAAGAGCAGGAAACGTTTCTCAACTTCCCGACCAGTTTCGATCTATCGGAGGAACAGATCGACCGTCTCCGCGAAGTCGCCGCCCGACTGCTCTATCAATCCGAAGACTTTCGCCGGCTGGTTCAGGATCTCGGCGGCAAGCTTCCCTCGTCATTATTGGCGCCGGCGTCGATGTCCCCGTTGCCTCCGCAGAAGTCTCACTAA
- a CDS encoding cation:proton antiporter domain-containing protein: MNTYLHLDEIVLAVTLLLMISAVAIPLARRFGMGADLGLLIAGVILGSSHILGPTQVDRLREISELGVVFFLFLIGLELDLRKVWSLRRYAVVLGTLQVLVTGFVLMFYWRLFAPTWPLALLLGLVISNSSTALVLQMLASKRELDQEHGRAAFGILLFQDLAVVPIMVLVPVFAGTGSAESISWWDTGRTFGTMLVLFGFGRVVCPWLFRLTLARNMTESFTAVIFIALLGSAWLASRAGLSMALGAFLMGLAFSGTAHQRGIEQEVTPFKNLLLALFFVSVGLSLDLTVLTGHTTKLLMHVVVIVLVKTAVLYAAARSLSMGHRQAVRLSFLLSQGGEFGFVILSTLLASGVVTPLQFASGTMVIALTMIATPLLDQIGIRLSRRAT, translated from the coding sequence ATGAATACCTATTTGCATCTGGACGAGATCGTTTTGGCCGTCACGCTCCTACTCATGATCAGCGCGGTGGCAATTCCGCTCGCCCGCAGGTTCGGAATGGGCGCCGACCTCGGGCTGTTGATCGCCGGCGTCATCCTGGGGTCCTCGCACATATTGGGGCCCACCCAGGTTGACCGCCTGCGGGAAATCTCCGAACTGGGCGTGGTCTTCTTTTTGTTCCTTATCGGCCTTGAACTCGACCTTCGGAAAGTCTGGTCGTTGCGACGTTATGCCGTTGTGCTGGGAACGTTGCAGGTGCTGGTGACTGGATTCGTCCTCATGTTCTACTGGCGTCTGTTCGCGCCCACCTGGCCGCTGGCCCTCCTCTTGGGACTGGTCATTTCCAACTCCTCCACCGCCTTGGTGCTGCAAATGCTCGCCTCCAAGCGGGAGTTGGACCAGGAGCACGGCCGGGCGGCCTTCGGTATCTTGCTGTTCCAAGATTTGGCGGTGGTGCCCATTATGGTTCTGGTACCGGTGTTTGCGGGAACCGGATCGGCGGAGTCCATATCCTGGTGGGACACCGGTCGGACCTTCGGGACCATGTTGGTCCTATTCGGCTTTGGTCGAGTAGTTTGTCCATGGCTGTTTCGCCTCACCCTCGCTCGGAACATGACCGAGAGCTTCACGGCCGTGATTTTCATTGCGCTCCTCGGCAGTGCGTGGCTGGCGTCTCGTGCCGGACTCTCGATGGCGTTGGGCGCTTTCCTCATGGGCCTGGCCTTTTCCGGTACAGCTCATCAACGGGGGATTGAGCAGGAAGTCACGCCGTTCAAAAACCTCCTATTGGCGTTGTTCTTTGTCTCCGTCGGCCTCTCGTTGGACCTGACCGTCCTGACCGGGCACACGACGAAACTGCTGATGCATGTGGTCGTGATCGTCCTGGTCAAAACCGCGGTACTCTATGCAGCCGCCAGATCCCTGTCCATGGGGCATCGTCAGGCTGTGCGACTGTCATTTCTCTTATCGCAGGGCGGTGAGTTCGGCTTTGTGATCCTGAGCACCTTGCTCGCCTCGGGCGTTGTGACTCCGCTCCAATTCGCGTCCGGCACCATGGTGATTGCGCTGACGATGATTGCCACTCCGCTGCTCGACCAAATCGGGATCAGGTTGAGCCGGCGAGCGACATAG
- a CDS encoding YSC84-related protein, which translates to MWNIKHLWAVSVTLSLVFVTAGWLADQASAATAREIDVSVDVALEEFQKQVGGGKEFLESSKGVLVLPKVLKAGVGFGGEYGEGALRIAGKTEDYYNIASASFGFQFGGQMKTVLLVFMDEEALYKFRTGEGWKAGVDGSVALVTLGAGGSIDTAKIKDPIVGFVFGQKGLMYNLTLEGSKFTKMHK; encoded by the coding sequence ATGTGGAATATCAAGCACCTGTGGGCTGTGTCTGTCACCCTGAGTCTGGTCTTCGTGACAGCCGGATGGCTGGCGGACCAGGCGAGCGCTGCGACCGCCAGAGAAATCGATGTCAGCGTGGACGTGGCCTTGGAAGAATTTCAGAAGCAAGTGGGGGGAGGAAAGGAGTTTCTGGAAAGCAGCAAGGGAGTGCTGGTCCTGCCGAAGGTGCTGAAAGCCGGGGTCGGATTCGGCGGTGAATATGGGGAAGGGGCGCTCCGCATCGCAGGCAAAACTGAGGACTACTACAACATTGCCTCGGCGTCGTTCGGATTCCAGTTCGGAGGACAGATGAAGACCGTGCTCCTCGTGTTCATGGACGAGGAAGCACTGTACAAATTCCGCACGGGCGAAGGCTGGAAGGCGGGAGTCGACGGGTCCGTCGCACTGGTCACGCTTGGAGCGGGCGGTTCGATTGACACGGCCAAGATCAAGGATCCGATCGTCGGGTTTGTCTTCGGTCAAAAGGGTCTCATGTACAACCTGACCTTGGAGGGGTCCAAATTCACCAAAATGCACAAGTGA
- a CDS encoding mechanosensitive ion channel family protein: protein MTNLPHPLPLWAAGDQTKPSVKELIKGAKERRAVETFQPEQLAGTQIPDDPLGRQTPRSAVKGFLKATRERDYATASEYLDLRNLPPGLDLNQGPDLARQFKIILDRALFIDLELLSSSPEGDRQDNLPAGRERVGRLAAGDKSYDILLQQVPYGDGAHIWKFASTTTADIPALYKEYGYGPLERFFPAWMFDYSILGIHLWQWVLTVTVLLLLYPVATWITWLGGRILRLFSVQRAENLERFFAAPLKLLVWILLARALSPLIGPSVAFSALMQVATIPLFALAWLLIRLVDFGASRILGDLDRRGLAGARVLVTPVSRLVKLVVMTGIMLLWLDNMGFKVTTLLAGLSISGVAVALASQKSLENIFGALTLFSSQPVRVGDFCRFGDQVGTVEEIGLRATRIRTLDRSLITVANGEFANLHLDNYSVRDRFWYHPQIGLRYETTPDQIRYILVEVQMMLYAHPKVLPEPLWVRFLGFGDYSLNVGVFAYIGVTDYTESLEIAEDLNLRIMDIVAAAGSDFAFPAQIQYELPGKPVDESRVHAVEAQVKEWKAQRALYLPNLPKEKITEIRGSLAYPPPGSPGAVPTSS, encoded by the coding sequence ATGACGAATCTACCGCACCCTCTGCCGCTATGGGCTGCCGGTGATCAGACAAAACCGAGCGTCAAAGAGCTGATCAAGGGCGCAAAGGAACGGCGCGCCGTCGAGACGTTCCAGCCGGAACAATTGGCCGGCACGCAAATACCGGACGATCCACTCGGTCGCCAGACCCCGCGATCCGCCGTCAAGGGATTTCTTAAGGCCACGAGAGAGCGGGACTATGCAACGGCGTCGGAATATCTGGATCTCCGCAACCTGCCTCCCGGTCTTGACCTAAATCAGGGACCTGATCTGGCGCGCCAATTCAAGATTATTCTGGATCGCGCCCTCTTCATCGATCTTGAACTCCTGAGTTCGTCTCCTGAAGGCGATCGCCAAGATAATCTACCGGCAGGGCGCGAACGGGTCGGCCGTCTTGCCGCCGGCGACAAGTCCTACGATATCCTGCTGCAACAGGTTCCCTATGGAGACGGCGCCCACATCTGGAAGTTCGCGTCCACGACGACGGCGGACATCCCGGCGCTCTATAAGGAATATGGCTATGGGCCGCTCGAACGGTTCTTCCCGGCCTGGATGTTCGACTATTCGATCCTCGGCATTCACCTCTGGCAATGGGTTCTGACCGTCACCGTCCTGCTCCTGCTGTACCCCGTCGCCACGTGGATCACCTGGCTGGGAGGACGGATTCTGCGGCTGTTCAGCGTCCAACGCGCGGAGAATCTGGAACGGTTTTTTGCCGCTCCTCTCAAGCTGCTCGTCTGGATCCTGCTCGCCAGAGCCTTGAGCCCGCTCATTGGGCCGTCGGTCGCCTTCAGCGCGCTCATGCAGGTCGCGACGATTCCGCTTTTTGCCTTAGCGTGGCTGCTGATTCGGTTGGTGGATTTCGGCGCCTCTCGCATCCTTGGGGACCTTGACCGCAGGGGTTTGGCCGGCGCGCGGGTGCTGGTCACGCCCGTATCACGGTTGGTCAAGCTGGTGGTGATGACCGGCATCATGCTGCTCTGGTTGGACAACATGGGATTCAAGGTCACGACCTTGCTGGCAGGCCTCAGCATCAGCGGCGTGGCGGTCGCCCTCGCCTCCCAGAAAAGCCTGGAGAATATTTTCGGAGCCCTGACGTTGTTTTCCTCGCAACCGGTGCGCGTCGGGGACTTCTGCCGCTTCGGCGACCAGGTGGGGACCGTGGAAGAAATCGGCCTGCGGGCCACTCGAATCCGCACGCTCGATCGGAGCCTGATCACCGTGGCCAACGGCGAATTTGCCAATCTGCACCTGGACAACTACTCCGTCCGCGATCGATTCTGGTACCACCCTCAGATTGGCCTGCGGTACGAGACCACGCCGGACCAGATCCGATACATTCTCGTCGAAGTCCAGATGATGCTCTATGCGCATCCCAAAGTCCTCCCGGAGCCACTCTGGGTTCGGTTTCTCGGGTTTGGCGATTATTCGTTGAATGTGGGCGTCTTTGCCTACATCGGGGTGACGGATTACACGGAATCCCTGGAGATCGCCGAAGACCTGAATCTGCGAATCATGGACATCGTCGCGGCGGCGGGATCGGACTTTGCCTTCCCGGCTCAGATTCAGTATGAACTGCCGGGCAAGCCGGTCGATGAAAGCCGCGTTCATGCAGTCGAGGCGCAGGTTAAGGAATGGAAGGCCCAGCGAGCCCTGTACCTGCCGAACCTACCCAAGGAGAAGATCACCGAAATCCGAGGGTCGCTGGCCTATCCGCCGCCAGGCTCGCCGGGAGCCGTCCCAACCTCCTCCTGA
- a CDS encoding outer membrane beta-barrel protein, whose amino-acid sequence MSLLRSIERFCRIGLIHLLILGATASGAEEWSVNAVGNLHYTDDVALFSATRRLSLHGDPTQPVLDSVLTGKGSDMVIEPELTVARPFASPWGRTEVAVRGQAFVYAVNPRFNHGSFGIQALHEFTPDTKMRVRFYSTPNLLLGDNESKRTDSLAEERVTSHIGSVRLEQRLSDSWELRLLARYGVRLYNDAFEHQNTNFWTVGPHLVWHMTERMAFTLGYHYERGLADGRHQPELRDDTSYINHYVALGLEAELTKRLGLELGFHYERNNWTSGIVGDERKDGHETVVLGEINARYRLSERWNVLLGFQRSQRKQSFEEGLVHNTNVTLGASYVF is encoded by the coding sequence GTGAGCTTGCTGAGATCCATCGAACGGTTCTGCCGCATCGGCCTTATCCACCTGCTTATCCTCGGCGCAACCGCCTCCGGCGCCGAAGAATGGTCCGTCAATGCCGTCGGCAATCTTCACTATACCGATGATGTGGCCCTGTTTTCGGCCACGCGCCGCTTAAGCCTGCACGGCGACCCTACCCAGCCTGTACTGGATTCGGTCCTTACCGGCAAGGGTTCGGATATGGTCATCGAGCCGGAGCTGACTGTTGCACGACCCTTCGCCTCGCCCTGGGGGCGCACGGAGGTTGCCGTTCGCGGGCAAGCTTTCGTCTACGCGGTGAACCCTCGCTTCAACCACGGAAGCTTCGGCATCCAGGCCCTGCACGAATTCACGCCGGACACGAAAATGCGCGTCCGCTTCTACTCCACGCCGAACCTGCTGTTGGGCGACAACGAAAGCAAGCGCACCGACTCCCTGGCTGAGGAGCGAGTCACCAGCCACATCGGATCGGTGAGGCTGGAGCAACGATTGTCGGACAGTTGGGAACTGCGCCTATTGGCGCGCTATGGCGTTCGACTCTACAACGATGCCTTTGAGCACCAGAACACAAATTTTTGGACAGTCGGCCCGCATCTGGTCTGGCACATGACGGAACGCATGGCGTTCACCCTGGGATACCATTACGAGCGGGGGTTGGCGGACGGCCGTCATCAGCCGGAGCTGCGCGATGATACGTCCTACATCAACCATTACGTCGCCCTGGGATTGGAGGCCGAGTTGACGAAGCGACTGGGACTCGAACTGGGCTTCCATTACGAGCGAAACAATTGGACCAGCGGCATCGTGGGAGATGAGCGCAAAGACGGTCATGAGACCGTCGTGCTGGGAGAGATCAACGCCCGCTATCGCCTCTCCGAACGGTGGAATGTGCTGCTTGGTTTTCAACGGTCGCAACGCAAGCAGAGCTTCGAGGAGGGCTTGGTGCACAATACCAATGTCACCCTTGGCGCCTCCTATGTGTTTTGA
- a CDS encoding LEA type 2 family protein has translation MLIVAAVTACSTMPKDFETPKFGIADIAPKDVAVFEQRFDVQLRIQNPNNFDLGINGIRFQIDLNEKEFGNGMSGQAVTIPRFSSEMITAEVITGLGGFLRQMQEMSASATKLRYRLKGKAFAQAPSNFTIPFDESGEIDFNLAPPAEK, from the coding sequence ATGCTGATTGTCGCGGCAGTCACAGCCTGTTCGACGATGCCGAAGGACTTTGAGACACCTAAATTTGGCATCGCCGACATCGCCCCAAAGGACGTGGCTGTTTTCGAACAACGGTTCGACGTGCAATTGCGTATTCAAAATCCGAACAACTTCGATCTGGGCATTAACGGCATCCGCTTTCAGATCGACCTCAACGAGAAGGAGTTTGGCAACGGCATGTCCGGCCAGGCCGTGACCATCCCGCGCTTCAGTTCCGAGATGATCACCGCGGAAGTCATCACCGGCCTCGGCGGATTCCTGCGCCAGATGCAGGAGATGAGCGCATCAGCGACCAAGCTGCGCTACCGCCTCAAAGGCAAGGCCTTCGCGCAAGCGCCCAGCAACTTCACCATCCCGTTCGATGAAAGCGGGGAGATTGATTTCAATCTGGCGCCGCCAGCCGAGAAGTAG